In one Cottoperca gobio chromosome 12, fCotGob3.1, whole genome shotgun sequence genomic region, the following are encoded:
- the minar2 gene encoding major intrinsically disordered NOTCH2-binding receptor 1-like — MDISVLPNNNHPEKFLQLDVGMLPATHGMFQVGSVLTSQRYWQNRVYSQRERRGNSPPSPEATSVVFDARYLEKHITPVTLKSNIKRNPLYMDIRSIEVVDNKKSKPSWTVKEYDTQTIHGNLSDYLKKTPKDLDFWLEDLYTPGFDSLLKKKEQVFQCEARVLFILSALLGFMGMGDQQSVMHTGVHKCNTQVLWH; from the exons ATGGACATCTCTGTTTTGCCCAACAACAACCACCCAGAGAAGTTCCTCCAGCTGGACGTTGGGATGTTGCCGGCCACACATGGCATGTTCCAGGTCGGGTCAGTCCTAACCAGTCAGAGATACTGGCAGAACAGAGTCTACTCCCAG AGGGAGCGAAGGGGAAACTCTCCTCCATCCCCAGAGGCTACTTCTGTGGTGTTTGATGCCAGATACCTGGAGAAGCACATCACACCTGTCACTCTGAAGTCCAACATTAAAAGGAATCCTCTCTACATGGACATAAGATCCATAGAAGTAGTGGACAACAAGAAGTCCAAGCCTTCTTGGACTGTCAAGGAGtatgacacacaaacaatccACGGAAACCTCTCCGATTATTTAAAG aagaccCCTAAAGATCTGGACTTTTGGCTCGAGGATCTCTACACACCAGGATTTGACTCTTtactgaagaagaaagaa CAAGTCTTCCAGTGTGAAGCTCGTGTGTTGTTCATTCTCTCTGCCCTTCTGGGCTTCATGGGAATGGGAGACCAACAGTCCGTCATGCACACAGGCGTGCACAAGTGCAACACTCAGGTACTGTGGCACTAA